A single window of Fervidicoccus fontis Kam940 DNA harbors:
- a CDS encoding TIM barrel protein, with amino-acid sequence MGNRRFRFGPAGKPIDLKGDLLEAPVFLKKIGLDAMEYEAVRGVNISESKAKEFGKIAEENDVLLSMHAPYYINLSAQQKDTIEKSKERLLDAIRASEWMKSYVVVFHPGYYLDWGVKKAVELVIEALKDVREEANSKGWKYTWLGPETTGKKKQVGSIDDTIEICRNVEKCRPVVDWAHLYARSLGMSIKSKDEVVKIIDTIEKELGNESVHPLHTHFSKIEYNSGGEKEHHTLDENEFGPEFGIVCEAYKETGIEAVIISESPILERDAIKMKNICKE; translated from the coding sequence TTGGGTAACCGAAGATTTAGGTTTGGACCTGCTGGAAAGCCTATAGATTTAAAGGGAGATCTGTTAGAAGCCCCAGTATTTCTAAAGAAGATTGGACTTGATGCTATGGAGTATGAAGCAGTACGAGGGGTTAATATCAGCGAATCTAAGGCTAAAGAGTTTGGAAAAATAGCGGAAGAGAATGATGTGCTTCTCAGCATGCATGCACCCTATTACATAAATCTTTCTGCACAACAGAAAGATACTATTGAAAAAAGCAAGGAAAGGTTACTTGATGCTATAAGGGCTAGTGAATGGATGAAAAGCTATGTAGTTGTGTTTCATCCTGGATACTATCTTGACTGGGGCGTAAAGAAGGCTGTAGAATTAGTAATTGAAGCACTGAAGGATGTGAGGGAGGAAGCTAATAGCAAAGGATGGAAATATACATGGCTAGGACCGGAAACGACTGGAAAAAAGAAACAGGTAGGTTCTATAGATGATACCATAGAAATCTGCAGAAATGTGGAAAAATGCCGTCCGGTGGTTGATTGGGCACATTTGTATGCTAGAAGCTTAGGAATGTCTATAAAGAGTAAAGATGAAGTTGTAAAAATAATTGATACTATTGAAAAAGAGCTTGGAAATGAAAGTGTTCATCCCCTCCACACGCACTTTTCTAAAATTGAGTATAACAGTGGAGGAGAAAAAGAACATCATACGCTTGATGAAAATGAATTCGGTCCGGAATTTGGAATTGTCTGTGAAGCTTACAAAGAAACCGGTATAGAAGCTGTAATCATAAGTGAAAGCCCTATATTAGAAAGGGATGCTATCAAAATGAAAAATATTTGTAAAGAATGA
- a CDS encoding TRM11 family SAM-dependent methyltransferase, whose translation MPLFYALLSGKYPCLSRSEFISLLEFYEGNIVLELTNTTIFEVEDETDAINIQVRSSTIKEVGRVIGIIPSKGEPLFFKYCPNGKIYIKPHRIQGFLKSLDGNALVSIALSFIKKNCIESRKEDKKTVRVIAADGVLIIGELLSDRGKGDIISQNPHNLPFYKPGALNFWFARLLVNLSISKEGRVFYDPFCGTGSLPLSALNDWEFISICSDIRKDMCYGAKRNLKTLSKVNEFEIIRADARHLPIRERSIGFVATDPPYGRSVKSLFSDSTNLSQDSLKELANILDFGGKIVFSLDRNIAEKLIIPEGLKIKSRCPMYVHNRLTRIIMVMQKVE comes from the coding sequence TTGCCCCTGTTTTATGCTTTATTAAGCGGAAAATACCCCTGCCTTAGTAGATCTGAATTTATTTCTCTTTTAGAATTTTATGAAGGAAATATTGTATTAGAGCTGACAAATACAACAATCTTTGAGGTAGAAGATGAGACCGATGCCATAAACATTCAAGTCAGGTCTTCTACTATCAAAGAAGTTGGGAGAGTTATAGGAATTATTCCCTCAAAAGGAGAACCCTTATTTTTCAAGTATTGCCCCAACGGGAAAATCTACATAAAACCTCATAGAATACAGGGGTTTTTGAAGAGTTTAGATGGAAATGCTTTAGTATCAATTGCCCTTTCGTTTATTAAAAAGAACTGCATAGAAAGCAGAAAAGAAGATAAAAAAACCGTAAGAGTGATAGCAGCTGACGGAGTTTTAATAATTGGTGAGCTTCTATCGGATAGAGGAAAGGGGGATATAATTTCTCAAAATCCTCATAACTTGCCTTTTTATAAGCCTGGGGCTCTCAATTTTTGGTTCGCTAGACTTTTAGTCAATCTTTCTATAAGCAAAGAGGGAAGAGTCTTTTACGATCCTTTTTGTGGGACTGGTAGCCTACCTTTATCTGCATTAAACGATTGGGAGTTTATTTCTATCTGTAGCGATATCAGAAAGGATATGTGCTATGGAGCTAAAAGAAATTTAAAAACGCTTTCGAAAGTTAACGAATTTGAAATAATTAGAGCTGATGCAAGGCATCTTCCAATAAGAGAGAGAAGCATTGGCTTTGTTGCAACAGATCCTCCATATGGAAGATCCGTTAAATCTCTTTTTTCGGACAGTACAAACTTATCACAAGATTCTCTTAAAGAGTTAGCGAACATATTGGATTTTGGAGGAAAAATTGTTTTTTCTCTAGATAGAAACATAGCTGAAAAACTGATAATACCTGAAGGCTTAAAAATAAAGAGTAGATGCCCTATGTATGTTCATAATAGATTAACGAGAATTATTATGGTGATGCAGAAAGTTGAGTGA
- a CDS encoding ribonuclease Z, with product MSEAWILFLGTAAGTPSKKRGLPSILLQYRGKYILLDIGEGSQRSLIKNGIGVNRIDHILISHLHGDHIFGLPGIIQTMSMEGRERKLSIISPEGIEKILNAASQITSYQLEFPIEIIKPEGEISLEQYISVYPFKTCHTNIESFGYIIKAFGTGKEKKERFSLAYTGDTAPCEELIEKIKGADVLIHDSTFDSSMVEKAIAFGHSTSSIAAKVAKMAGVKSLILFHISNRYNDKSEMILDNALKIFKNTFLAEDGMKFYI from the coding sequence TTGAGTGAAGCTTGGATTCTTTTTCTCGGAACAGCAGCTGGAACACCGAGTAAGAAAAGGGGTTTACCGAGCATTTTGCTTCAGTATAGAGGAAAATATATTTTGCTTGATATTGGAGAAGGATCCCAAAGATCATTAATAAAAAACGGAATAGGAGTAAACAGGATAGATCACATTTTAATTTCTCACCTGCACGGCGATCATATATTTGGCTTGCCGGGGATTATCCAGACTATGAGTATGGAAGGGAGGGAAAGAAAGCTAAGTATTATCTCTCCTGAAGGTATAGAAAAAATACTAAATGCTGCTTCTCAAATAACTTCATATCAGCTTGAATTCCCTATAGAAATAATTAAGCCGGAAGGAGAAATTTCGCTTGAACAGTACATCTCTGTTTATCCATTTAAGACTTGTCATACTAATATTGAATCTTTTGGGTATATAATAAAAGCTTTCGGTACTGGCAAAGAAAAAAAGGAAAGATTCTCTTTAGCATATACAGGAGACACCGCTCCATGTGAAGAGCTTATTGAGAAAATTAAGGGCGCAGATGTACTTATTCATGATTCAACATTTGATTCCTCTATGGTTGAAAAAGCAATTGCTTTTGGACACTCAACAAGCTCTATTGCAGCTAAGGTTGCTAAAATGGCTGGTGTAAAATCTTTAATTCTTTTCCATATAAGCAATAGATATAACGATAAAAGCGAGATGATCCTAGATAATGCTTTAAAAATTTTTAAAAATACCTTTCTAGCCGAAGACGGAATGAAATTCTACATTTGA